CCTGCTGTGCAGCGACGGCCTCTGGAACTACTACCCGCAGGCCCAGGACCTGACCGATGCGGTACCGGGGGCCACCGCCGCCCCGCTGGAGGGGGCCCGCACCTACGTCAGCCTCGCCCTGAGAGCGGGCGGCAAGGACAACATCACCGTCGTCGTCATTCCCGTACCCACCGAACAAGGGGGTTCCCGTGCCGCACAGCTCTGACCGCTCCGGCGAGCCCGAGTTCCGCGTCGAGATCGACCAGAACCCCTTCCTGCCCATCGGTGGTACCGAGGTGCACGCCGTGGTGAGCGTGACCTCGAACAGCCCGGTGCTGGTGGGTTCGGCGGTGCGCGCCGCGGAGGTGATCATCGTCGACACCTCCGGCTCCATGTACGGCGAGAAGATCAACGCGGCCAAGCAGGCGGCGCGCGCGGCCATCGAGACCCTGCGCGACGGCGTCCGCTTCGCGGTGGTCGCCGGGCACCGCGAGGCGGAGATGATCTTCCCCGAGACCGCCCGCCTGGTGGAGGTCGACGCCTCGACCCGGGCGGCCGCGCTGGACGCGGTGGGCAAGCTGCGCGCCGACGGCGGCACCCGTATGGGCAGCTGGCTGCTCAAGGCCGCGGCGCTGTTCGACACCGTCGACGACGGCATCAAGCACGCCATCCTGCTCACCGACGGCCAGAACAACGAGATGTCCGACGTCTTCGAGGGGGTGCTCCAGCGGCTCGCCGGACGGTTCGTCTGCGACTGCCGCGGGGTGGGTACCGACTGGAAGGTGGCGGAGCTGCGCCGGATCGACGCCGCCCTGCTCGGCGGCGGGCCGGGTATCATCGCCGACCCCGCCGACCTGGAGGCGGACTTCCGGGCGATGGCCCAGGCCTCCATGGGCAAGGCGGTGGCCGATGTGGCACTGCGCCTGTGGACGCCCCAACACGCGGTGGTGCGCTACGTGAAACAGGTGGCGCCCACCGTCCAGGACCTCAGCGGACGCGCGGTCGAACGGGTCGCCCAGGCCGGGGACTACCCCACCGGTTCCTGGGGTACGGAGAGCCGCGACTACCACGTGTGCGTGGAGGTACCGCCGGGCGATCCCG
This DNA window, taken from Nocardiopsis exhalans, encodes the following:
- a CDS encoding VWA domain-containing protein encodes the protein MPHSSDRSGEPEFRVEIDQNPFLPIGGTEVHAVVSVTSNSPVLVGSAVRAAEVIIVDTSGSMYGEKINAAKQAARAAIETLRDGVRFAVVAGHREAEMIFPETARLVEVDASTRAAALDAVGKLRADGGTRMGSWLLKAAALFDTVDDGIKHAILLTDGQNNEMSDVFEGVLQRLAGRFVCDCRGVGTDWKVAELRRIDAALLGGGPGIIADPADLEADFRAMAQASMGKAVADVALRLWTPQHAVVRYVKQVAPTVQDLSGRAVERVAQAGDYPTGSWGTESRDYHVCVEVPPGDPGRQLRAGWVRVVVPGEGGAPDQVLASGNILAEWTSDEVRATEINPRVAHYTGQVELAQAIQDGLAARREGDEATATTRLGRAVALANESGNEETARLLDRVVDVVDAVTGTVRLKPSVDKVDEMTLDTNSTRTVRTRPRQSGPGTGGAPGPG